A portion of the Oxynema aestuarii AP17 genome contains these proteins:
- a CDS encoding DUF11 domain-containing protein, with translation MKRTAKSSFLLPLALLLFGALPAHAEGSRELTANGGDRPFLEFRQPTLTFAGIPFRTTIQVFVQAGETIDLGSSAIGIGPFGDIILRPPNGGSLSCLNDLGGNGFIADRDAENAGPFNAVTNTNADAFTPCTVSAAQTTAGGTGVWEVDFVSPDPSGGGPPNTGNTNVNNDWAPQTAANGFVAAWDVTVRDSSNNPIPGRAFANYLALNMGANGRSAQSEVIVQTRDGYRYRVNLNGLDPAGFLFFSNNKGFQNTEGQPLYRSVQLGPQLEFALPAGVDLQRPNEPDDEIAGDFTYDIFFNNPDSLLQLPTLSLNNITDFRFEGAEADTSGQAGTTPLGGSFKFTPPSPGNAVIQIDANNNGVFTDPEDVEIIEFVSGGIEAEVFWDGIDGTGTPVPPSNVPYQAQLQFTFGEVHFPFIDPENSNGIIIERLNPSLDSTIFFNDDTTTEPGPIDNNEIDSISGTHGFSNDFGDVKGIDRWSFFIPDPLELQGGITIAAADLEITKTHTPEPLVAGGNITYTIVVTNNGPNDVTDVPVTDEIPTVISEVTWTCTISGNGSCGEASGTGNAIATTASLENGASATYTVTGILDTNATGVLTNTATVERPDDVSDPDNDDNDNNNDNNRSETAVDTTTIEAPNPVLGVAKAAGTPIYNGDGTFTIPYTIVVENLGNLPLNDVQITEDLSAVFTGVNSFNVVANSISSPDGLSVNQNFDGQGNNNLLAANNTLAVGDIRTIEFQVTVNPGANFGPYNNTATASGTTPGGTEVTDDSTDGNDADPNGDGTPDENEQTTVTLSPQPLLGVAKAAGTPVNNGDGTFTIPYTIQVENLGNVAIEDLQVVENLTNTFSGVSSFTVVSNSLTSPSGLVVNSNFNGQGNNNLLATGNTLAVGATATISFEVTVTPGTNFGPYNNTATASGTGPDGTPVEDDSTDGNDVDPDGDGTPDEDVPTTVSLLAPPDGRANLRLVKRVTAINDRTFIDIVDDPNLDDNAPSWPGNYLQGRIDVPDVFPGDEVEYTIYFMSDGEVSANNVRICDLVPLNQTFVPNGFNGLAQAGGGFGGVNRGVAIAFGLNAPLSYTNANDGDIARFFTPGNFVPVPPGGAAPQPCPAVNNSANGNGAIVIELGDLPSVADDPQRAFGFIRFRATVD, from the coding sequence ATGAAACGAACCGCGAAATCCTCGTTTCTCCTCCCCCTCGCCCTACTCCTCTTCGGCGCCCTCCCCGCTCACGCTGAAGGGAGTCGGGAGTTAACGGCGAACGGGGGCGATCGCCCGTTTTTGGAATTTCGCCAACCGACTCTTACTTTTGCGGGAATTCCCTTTAGAACGACGATTCAAGTGTTCGTGCAAGCCGGGGAAACCATCGATTTAGGATCGAGCGCGATCGGGATTGGTCCCTTCGGAGACATTATCTTGCGACCCCCTAACGGCGGTTCTCTCAGTTGTCTCAACGATCTAGGTGGCAACGGTTTTATTGCCGACCGCGACGCAGAAAACGCCGGACCTTTTAATGCGGTGACCAATACCAATGCCGATGCTTTTACTCCTTGTACTGTCTCAGCCGCTCAAACAACAGCAGGTGGAACGGGAGTATGGGAAGTTGATTTTGTCAGTCCCGACCCGAGTGGTGGTGGTCCTCCAAATACAGGTAATACAAATGTGAATAATGACTGGGCACCTCAAACGGCTGCCAATGGTTTTGTGGCTGCATGGGATGTTACGGTACGAGACAGCAGTAATAACCCGATTCCCGGTCGGGCGTTTGCCAACTACTTAGCTTTAAATATGGGGGCTAACGGGCGATCCGCCCAGTCAGAAGTTATCGTTCAAACCCGAGATGGGTATCGATATCGCGTCAATCTCAATGGTTTAGATCCGGCGGGATTTCTCTTCTTTTCTAATAACAAAGGCTTTCAAAACACAGAAGGTCAGCCCTTATATCGTTCCGTCCAACTCGGCCCCCAGCTAGAATTTGCTCTTCCGGCTGGTGTTGATTTACAACGACCGAACGAACCCGACGATGAAATTGCAGGTGACTTTACTTACGATATTTTCTTCAACAATCCTGATTCTTTATTGCAATTACCTACTTTATCTCTTAATAATATTACTGATTTTCGATTTGAAGGGGCAGAAGCCGATACCAGTGGGCAAGCTGGAACCACTCCGTTAGGGGGGTCGTTCAAATTTACCCCTCCCAGTCCGGGGAATGCTGTCATTCAAATTGATGCCAACAACAATGGAGTGTTTACGGATCCAGAAGATGTAGAAATTATTGAATTCGTATCCGGAGGTATCGAAGCTGAAGTGTTTTGGGATGGCATAGATGGAACGGGAACTCCCGTTCCACCGAGTAACGTCCCTTATCAAGCCCAACTCCAATTCACCTTTGGTGAAGTTCATTTTCCGTTTATCGATCCGGAAAATAGTAATGGCATTATCATCGAGCGTCTTAATCCTAGCCTCGATTCCACAATATTTTTTAATGACGATACGACGACGGAACCCGGACCCATTGATAATAACGAAATAGATAGTATTAGCGGGACTCATGGGTTCAGTAATGACTTTGGGGATGTAAAAGGGATCGATCGCTGGAGCTTCTTTATTCCAGATCCTCTCGAACTTCAAGGGGGGATTACGATTGCCGCCGCCGATTTAGAGATTACCAAAACTCATACCCCCGAACCTCTCGTTGCTGGAGGCAATATCACCTATACGATCGTCGTGACGAATAACGGTCCTAATGATGTCACTGACGTTCCCGTGACTGACGAGATTCCTACAGTAATCAGTGAAGTGACCTGGACTTGTACGATTTCGGGAAATGGGAGTTGTGGTGAAGCGAGTGGAACGGGTAATGCGATCGCAACCACGGCGAGTTTAGAAAACGGAGCTAGTGCTACTTATACCGTGACTGGCATTCTCGATACCAATGCCACTGGCGTATTAACCAATACGGCTACTGTCGAGCGTCCCGATGACGTTTCCGATCCCGATAATGATGACAACGACAACAATAACGACAATAACCGTTCTGAAACGGCGGTGGATACGACCACTATTGAAGCCCCCAATCCGGTTTTAGGGGTTGCCAAGGCAGCAGGAACCCCCATCTATAATGGGGACGGGACATTTACAATTCCGTACACAATTGTCGTTGAAAATTTAGGAAATTTACCCTTAAATGACGTTCAAATCACTGAAGATCTCAGTGCAGTTTTTACCGGAGTTAACAGTTTTAATGTTGTTGCCAATTCTATCAGCAGTCCTGACGGACTGAGTGTCAATCAAAATTTTGACGGACAAGGGAACAATAATTTATTAGCTGCCAACAATACCCTCGCGGTAGGAGACATCCGCACGATTGAATTTCAAGTGACCGTCAATCCCGGTGCAAATTTTGGACCGTATAACAATACTGCAACGGCGTCGGGAACGACCCCGGGAGGAACGGAAGTAACCGATGACTCCACCGACGGCAACGATGCCGACCCGAATGGGGATGGAACGCCGGATGAGAACGAACAAACGACTGTTACCCTTTCTCCCCAACCCCTCCTCGGTGTCGCGAAGGCGGCGGGGACTCCTGTCAACAATGGCGATGGCACGTTTACGATTCCCTATACGATTCAAGTTGAAAACTTGGGCAATGTCGCCATTGAAGACTTACAAGTTGTAGAAAATTTGACGAATACCTTCTCGGGGGTCAGTTCGTTTACGGTGGTGTCCAATTCCTTGACGAGTCCTTCCGGTTTGGTGGTGAACTCGAACTTTAACGGTCAGGGGAATAACAATTTACTGGCAACGGGAAATACTCTGGCGGTTGGTGCAACAGCAACGATTAGTTTTGAAGTGACGGTAACCCCGGGGACGAACTTCGGTCCGTATAACAATACGGCGACGGCTTCGGGAACGGGACCGGATGGAACGCCCGTGGAGGACGATTCGACGGATGGGAACGATGTAGATCCGGATGGGGACGGGACGCCAGATGAGGACGTTCCGACGACGGTTTCTTTGCTCGCACCGCCGGACGGGCGGGCCAATCTGCGCTTGGTGAAGCGGGTGACGGCGATTAACGATCGCACCTTCATCGATATCGTGGACGATCCGAACCTCGACGATAACGCGCCCAGTTGGCCGGGGAACTACCTACAAGGGCGGATCGACGTGCCGGATGTCTTCCCGGGCGACGAGGTTGAATATACAATATACTTTATGTCTGACGGCGAGGTTTCTGCCAACAATGTGAGGATTTGCGACTTGGTGCCGCTCAATCAAACGTTTGTCCCCAATGGATTTAACGGGTTGGCGCAAGCGGGGGGTGGCTTTGGTGGCGTCAATCGCGGGGTGGCGATCGCCTTCGGCTTGAATGCGCCCCTATCTTATACCAATGCCAACGATGGCGATATCGCTCGCTTCTTTACCCCGGGTAACTTCGTCCCGGTGCCGCCGGGAGGGGCCGCACCGCAACCTTGTCCGGCGGTCAATAACTCGGCCAATGGCAATGGGGCGATCGTCATCGAACTGGGCGATTTACCGAGTGTCGCGGACGATCCACAACGTGCCTTTGGCTTTATCCGTTTCCGGGCGACGGTGGATTGA
- a CDS encoding pentapeptide repeat-containing protein, with the protein MNSSELLERYERGERDFAGVDLSGVDLSRTHLVGIDLSGANLRGTNFSRSNLTKADLSDAQLQWANMSFAKMEYSKLADADLTKAVLSGAILIKAKLPRAKLSGATLTGTNLRGSNLRSVNFTSASMEWVNLRSSNLTGANLSWANLTHARLSGAMLYGAQFNGVNLSEAFLNGVDLNGVNLNGINLSEAKLTHTNLEGANLIVANLTNAQMRSASLMGADLTGANLSGSYLYHANLNWANLTRADLTRADLSDATLVGTNIEATDFNGAILPELTRRYFYLTTSGSSMSWRDRTVSSPVN; encoded by the coding sequence GTGAATAGTAGCGAATTACTCGAACGGTACGAGCGGGGCGAAAGAGACTTTGCTGGGGTCGATCTAAGTGGAGTCGATTTAAGTCGAACCCATTTAGTCGGGATCGACCTGAGTGGAGCCAATCTTCGGGGGACGAATTTCAGCCGCAGCAACCTGACCAAAGCCGATTTAAGTGACGCTCAGCTCCAATGGGCGAACATGAGTTTTGCCAAAATGGAATATAGCAAGCTCGCCGATGCAGATTTGACCAAAGCGGTCTTGAGTGGGGCGATTTTAATCAAAGCCAAATTGCCGAGAGCCAAACTCAGTGGCGCCACCCTGACGGGAACCAATTTGCGCGGCAGCAATTTACGCAGCGTCAATTTCACCAGTGCGAGCATGGAATGGGTGAATTTGCGCAGTTCCAACTTAACCGGGGCGAATCTGAGTTGGGCGAATTTGACCCACGCGCGCTTGAGTGGGGCGATGCTTTACGGCGCTCAGTTTAATGGGGTCAATTTGAGTGAGGCGTTTCTCAATGGGGTGGATCTCAATGGGGTCAATCTCAACGGGATTAATTTGAGCGAGGCGAAGTTGACCCATACGAATTTAGAAGGGGCTAATTTAATTGTCGCCAATTTGACCAACGCGCAGATGCGATCGGCGAGTTTGATGGGGGCGGATTTGACCGGAGCGAATCTTTCGGGATCTTATCTTTATCATGCCAATCTCAATTGGGCGAATCTCACCCGCGCCGATCTGACGCGCGCGGATTTGAGCGATGCGACCTTGGTCGGGACGAATATCGAGGCTACGGATTTCAACGGAGCCATTTTACCGGAGTTGACCCGGCGCTATTTTTACTTGACGACCAGTGGGAGTTCGATGTCATGGCGCGATCGCACGGTCAGTTCTCCGGTGAATTGA